Proteins co-encoded in one Setaria viridis chromosome 9, Setaria_viridis_v4.0, whole genome shotgun sequence genomic window:
- the LOC117839736 gene encoding alanine aminotransferase 2: MAASVAVENLNPKVLKCEYAVRGEIVIHAQRMQQQLQNQPGSLPFDEILYCNIGNPQSLGQQPVTFFREVLALCDHPCLLEKEEIKSLFSADAISRAKQILATIPARATGAYSHSQGIKGLRDAIAAGIASRDGFPANADDIFITDGASPGVHLMMQLLIRNEKDGILCPIPQYPLYSASIALHGGTLVPYYLDEKTGWGLEISDLKKQLEDARSKGIDVRALVVINPGNPTGQVLAEDNQCDIVKFCKNEGLVLLADEVYQENIYVDNKKFNSFKKIARSLGYGEDDLPLVSFQSVSKGYYGECGKRGGYMEITGFSAPVREQIYKIASVNLCSNITGQILASLVMNPPKVGDESFASYKAEKDGILESLARRAKALEDAFNNLEGITCNKAEGAMYLFPQIHLPQKAIEAAKAAKKAPDAFYALRLLESTGIVVVPGSGFGQVPGTWHIRCTILPQEEKIPAVITRFKAFHEAFMAEYRG; encoded by the exons ATGGCCGCCAGCGTCGCCGTCGAGAACCTCAACCCCAAG GTCTTAAAATGTGAGTATGCAGTGCGTGGGGAGATTGTCATTCATGCTCAG CgcatgcagcagcagctacAAAATCAACCAGGGTCTCTTCCTTTTGATGAG ATCCTCTACTGCAACATTGGGAATCCTCAATCTCTTGGTCAGCAACCAGTGACATTCTTCAGGGAG GTTCTTGCTCTTTGTGATCATCCATGCTTGTTGGAGAAAGAGGAAATCAAATCACTATTCAG TGCTGATGCTATTTCTCGAGCAAAGCAGATTCTGGCTACTATTCCTGCAAGAGCAACAGGTGCTTATAGTCACAGCCAG ggtatcAAAGGACTTCGTGATGCAATTGCTGCTGGTATTGCCTCACGTGATGGATTCCCTGCAAATGCAGATGACATTTTCATTACTGACGGAGCAAGTCCTGGG GTGCACTTGATGATGCAATTGCTGATAAGGAATGAGAAAGATGGCATTCTGTGCCCGATTCCTCAGTACCCCTTGTACTCAGCATCCATTGCTCTTCATGGTGGAACTCTT GTCCCCTATTACCTTGATGAAAAAACCGGATGGGGTTTGGAGATCTCTGATCTTAAGAAGCAACTTGAAGATGCTCGGTCAAAAGGCATTGATGTTAGGGCCTTGGTGGTTATCAATCCAGGAAACCCAACTGGGCAG GTTCTTGCTGAGGACAACCAATGTGACATAGTGAAATTCTGCAAAAATGAGGGCCTCGTTCTTCTAGCTGATGAG GTATATCAAGAGAACATCTATGTTGACAACAAGAAATTTAACTCTTTCAAGAAGATAGCAAGATCCTTGGGATATGGCGAGGATGATCTCCCTTTGGTATCATTTCAGTCTGTTTCTAAAG GATATTATGGAGAGTGTGGTAAAAGAGGAGGTTACATGGAGATTACTGGCTTCAGTGCTCCAGTAAGAGAGCAGATCTACAAGATAGCTTCAGTGAACTTATGCTCCAATATCACTGGTCAAATCCTTGCCAGCCTCGTCATGAATCCACCAAAG GTCGGGGATGAATCGTTTGCTTCCTACAAGGCAGAGAAAGATGGAATCCTTGAATCTTTAGCTCGTCGTGCAAAG GCACTGGAGGATGCATTCAACAATCTCGAGGGAATTACATGTAACAAGGCTGAAGGAGCAATGTACCTTTTCCCTCAGATTCATCTGCCACAGAAGGCAATTGAGGCTGCTAAAGCTGCTAAGAAAGCACCTGATGCATTCTATGCTCTCCGTCTCCTTGAATCAACTGGAATTGTTGTGGTCCCTGGATCCGGATTTG